In a genomic window of Spirosoma agri:
- a CDS encoding tyrosine-type recombinase/integrase → MGSTKKSSSTYKLARLYDAGGDLSKQWYVSYYLFSPKQQKLLRKRLNVSGNTVEARQKDAAELIKEVNSLLKAGAIIDDEPTDEPVAKPVAPLIVTPSNLFEAIDYFMAIKKVSMKPNSHKTYRSSIKLFHTYLAAHGLGRLRLHQFKPAYAFAYMDYVLTELGLSNKSHNKHLGVLETLFNFYIARQQLKANPFVAIKPLAERPGRHTAFTPEQVAKVREVCALSQNTQLWLFLNFIYYTLARPQSELRLLRVCDILQKTIRIDADNAKNNRTAHVQIPPPLEKLIEQHKLRSYPGNHYVFTLEGTPGPKPVYEKYFYNQHRQILTLLKMTDQSYDLYGWKHTGVIALYKATKDVKLIQRQCRHSSLDQTDKYLRDLGLFLYEDQFDMLESI, encoded by the coding sequence ATGGGTTCTACCAAAAAAAGCAGTTCTACGTACAAATTAGCCCGTTTATACGATGCGGGTGGTGATCTTTCGAAACAGTGGTACGTTTCTTATTATCTATTTTCTCCTAAACAGCAGAAGTTACTCCGGAAACGACTTAATGTGAGCGGTAATACCGTCGAGGCTCGACAAAAAGATGCTGCTGAGCTAATCAAAGAAGTAAACAGTCTGTTGAAGGCAGGAGCCATCATAGACGATGAGCCAACAGACGAGCCAGTAGCAAAACCAGTTGCCCCACTGATAGTAACCCCTTCCAATTTATTCGAGGCTATTGACTACTTTATGGCGATCAAGAAGGTTAGTATGAAACCTAACTCCCATAAAACCTATCGCTCGTCGATTAAGCTGTTTCATACCTACCTAGCTGCTCATGGCTTGGGTCGGCTCCGGCTGCATCAATTCAAACCAGCCTATGCCTTTGCGTATATGGACTACGTGTTGACGGAATTAGGGTTATCTAACAAGTCCCATAACAAACACTTAGGCGTACTCGAAACCCTGTTCAATTTCTACATCGCACGCCAGCAGCTGAAAGCGAATCCTTTCGTCGCTATTAAGCCACTGGCGGAACGTCCCGGTCGTCATACCGCTTTTACCCCTGAACAGGTGGCCAAGGTGCGTGAAGTTTGCGCATTATCTCAAAATACGCAACTGTGGCTCTTCCTGAACTTTATCTACTATACACTGGCTCGGCCACAATCTGAACTACGACTACTACGAGTGTGCGATATCCTACAGAAAACTATTCGCATCGATGCAGACAACGCCAAGAACAATCGAACGGCTCACGTCCAGATACCACCCCCGTTAGAAAAGCTGATTGAGCAACATAAACTCCGTTCTTATCCAGGCAATCATTACGTATTTACGCTAGAAGGTACACCTGGCCCGAAACCAGTTTATGAAAAATACTTTTACAACCAGCATCGACAAATCCTGACGCTGCTAAAAATGACGGATCAATCGTATGATCTCTACGGCTGGAAACATACGGGCGTTATTGCGCTCTACAAGGCGACAAAAGACGTGAAGCTGATACAGCGTCAGTGCCGGCACAGTAGTCTTGACCAAACTGACAAGTATCTGCGCGATTTGGGCCTGTTTTTATACGAGGATCAGTTTGATATGTTGGAGAGTATTTGA
- a CDS encoding type V toxin-antitoxin system endoribonuclease antitoxin GhoS → MAESQKVPNYAVVVELENDEEYYRLDQHMEKLNFSTTVEDTHGEKYKLPKGVYYIETAITPPGLLRQIRNEPNQLTKDVKIFLVKSDGGRLGMLDKISTVVM, encoded by the coding sequence ATGGCCGAGTCACAAAAAGTTCCTAATTACGCGGTAGTAGTAGAACTGGAAAACGATGAAGAATATTACCGCTTAGATCAGCATATGGAAAAACTGAATTTCTCTACGACGGTAGAGGACACACATGGCGAGAAGTATAAACTACCGAAGGGGGTGTACTATATAGAAACTGCCATAACTCCTCCTGGTTTATTAAGACAGATTAGGAATGAACCAAATCAACTTACAAAAGATGTTAAAATTTTTCTAGTAAAGTCTGACGGAGGTAGACTTGGTATGTTGGATAAGATAAGTACAGTAGTTATGTAA